The Rhodospirillales bacterium genome includes a window with the following:
- a CDS encoding SCO family protein produces MVSRALFMGGALLAFGLGAAAYAHDRAAHNEPAAATVWAERTPEFDYDPPVPGTYELPELRDAGDGAVLDIRGAPKRLRDILRGKITLLSFIYTNCGDAKGCPLATAVLADIFRAGSDQPDLAANLRLVTLSFDPGHDTPKVMAEYAAPLLALREGRPSCEWSFLTTAAEDDLDPILADYDQLVVKNLGRDNAFDGTFEHLLRVYLIDRAGRLRNIYGVSLLDPRLLVADAKTLLLEERGVRPQ; encoded by the coding sequence ATGGTATCGCGCGCGTTGTTCATGGGCGGGGCGTTGCTCGCGTTCGGGCTCGGCGCGGCCGCCTATGCCCACGACCGCGCGGCGCACAACGAACCGGCGGCCGCGACGGTGTGGGCGGAACGGACGCCCGAGTTCGACTACGACCCGCCCGTCCCCGGCACGTACGAACTGCCCGAACTGCGCGACGCCGGCGACGGCGCCGTGCTCGACATCCGGGGAGCACCCAAAAGGCTGCGCGACATCCTCAGGGGCAAGATCACGCTGCTGAGCTTCATCTACACCAACTGCGGCGACGCCAAGGGTTGCCCGCTCGCGACCGCGGTCCTCGCCGACATTTTCCGGGCGGGTTCGGACCAGCCGGACTTGGCCGCCAACCTCAGACTCGTCACCTTGAGCTTCGATCCCGGCCACGACACCCCCAAGGTGATGGCCGAATACGCCGCGCCGCTGCTCGCGCTGCGCGAAGGCCGGCCGAGCTGCGAGTGGTCGTTCCTAACCACGGCGGCGGAGGACGACCTCGATCCGATTCTCGCCGACTACGACCAGCTGGTGGTCAAGAACCTCGGCCGGGACAACGCCTTCGACGGCACGTTCGAGCATCTGCTCCGCGTCTACCTGATCGACCGCGCCGGGCGGCTGCGCAACATCTACGGCGTGTCGCTGCTCGACCCACGGCTGCTGGTCGCCGACGCCAAGACCTTGTTGCTCGAAGAACGCGGCGTCCGTCCCCAATGA